From a region of the Xyrauchen texanus isolate HMW12.3.18 chromosome 47, RBS_HiC_50CHRs, whole genome shotgun sequence genome:
- the LOC127638911 gene encoding neuronal cell adhesion molecule-like isoform X1 has protein sequence MDRKRNRTLCGGAVMMMLLLFGHMTTALEVPLDLPQPPTITHQSPKDYIIDPRENIIIHCEAKGKPHPSFSWTRNSTHFDVEKDSKVIMKPNSGTLVIDISDEKAEAYEGVYQCIARNEHGSAVSNNIVIRQSRSPLWSKEKNEPITVQRGMSLVLQCRPPAGLPPPIIFWMDNNFHRLPQNSRVSQALNGDLYFSNVLMDDTRNDYICYARFPHTQTIQQKQPITLNVLDIEAMNDTVLAAFLNGSDFWGDSPSGERAPTFMHPPGTHSTATVLKGDTLELDCIADGLPTPVISWSKVNGELPSGRFVFHSFQKTLKITEVTDKDGGDYRCLANNRLGSNHHIITVVVKAAPFWISAPQNLILAPKENGMLTCRADGKPRPKVTWSVNGVAIENSPKDPSRNIEDDVIILSDVQTGSSAVYQCNASNEYGYLLANAFVSVLAEPPRVLTPPNHVYSVITNSRALLDCASFGSPLPKITWFKGSQSILNGDSYIIHQNGTLEIIVAQPLNSGKYTCMASNNLGNKENHVYLEVKEPTRILKQPEYKVVQRNGVAVFDCKVKHDPTLLPTMIWLKDNGELPDDVRFEVDSDSLTIHDVREDDKGTYTCIRNTTLDHDSASATLTVVEATPTPPIGLEQPDPPTDLELTDQRERSVQLTWTPGDDHNSLIKSFLIQYEDSLHERGVWVNMTEVSGNSTTARLELSPYVYYSFRVLALNEVGLSEPSLPSSQYRTNPAQPDMNPSNLKAVGTSPDSMTITWKELTGLESNGPGLQYKVSWRQKDVDQDWNSLTLANVSQYVVTRTDTFVPYEVTVQAINDYGLGPRPEVVLGYSGEDSPTVAPENVQVSVQNGSVAEVRWDTVPHSTVRGRLKGYKVSYWKLRSLHKQDSEPDKPQVLIFSGNETEGHLSGLHPYSQYSLNIRAFNGKGDGPTSSDQHFLTPEGVPGPPAEFKVRNLDLDSLIVEWVPPLEDNGHLTGYLLKYQPINTTDEIGPLIELFLLANETNITLDNLKYSTRYKFYLNAMTVKGSGPTITEEAITVMDEALIRHPAVEAGKGSAPPPPPPATPLATQSLQPLLHNVPPAGRMFGSVNSSVEEDHALICWEYSGPDRNVFVEYVVDNSKEPWKTEFVNGTRTYQIRGLKPGMSYRVRVVAKDHSNTTVHRTEELLITVPAMTSKQVGIATQGWFIGMMCAIALLILVLLIVCFIKRNKGGKYPVKEKEDAHQDPEIQPMKEDDGTFGEYSDTEDHKPLKSSRTPSNGTAKKDDSDDSLVDYGEGGDGQFNEDGSFIGQYSGKKEKDTAEGNESSEAPSPVNAMNSFV, from the exons TGCCACAGCCACCCACAATAACTCATCAGTCCCCCAAGGATTACATCATTGACCCTCGGGAGAACATCATAATCCACTGTGAGGCTAAAGGAAAGCCTCATCCCAG CTTTTCATGGACACGTAACAGCACTCACTTCGATGTGGAGAAGGATTCAAAAGTCATCATGAAACCCAATTCAGGCACTCTGGTCATTGACATCAGTGATGAGAAAGCGGAGGCATATGAGGGTGTTTACCAGTGCATCGCCCGCAACGAGCATGGCTCTGCCGTGTCCAATAACATCGTCATCCGTCAGTCAA GGTCCCCCTTGTGGTCGAAGGAGAAAAATGAACCAATTACAGTGCAGAGAGGCATGTCTCTAGTACTGCAGTGCAGACCCCCGGCTGGCCTGCCTCCACCAATCATCTTCTGGATGGATAACA ATTTCCATAGGCTTCCCCAAAACAGTCGTGTGTCCCAGGCTTTAAACGGAGACCTGTATTTCTCCAACGTGCTCATGGATGATACCAGAAATGACTACATCTGCTACGCCCGGTTCCCACACACTCAAACAATCCAACAGAAACAGCCCATCACTCTCAACGTGCTGGACA TTGAAGCTATGAATGATACTGTGTTGGCAGCTTTTTTGAATGGCTCTGATTTTTGGGGTG ACAGCCCATCTGGTGAGAGAGCACCCACTTTCATGCACCCACCAGGGACACACAGTACAGCCACAGTCCTGAAAGGAGACACGCTGGAGCTGGATTGCATTGCTGATGGCCT tCCAACACCAGTTATCTCCTGGAGTAAGGTGAATGGGGAGCTGCCAAGCGGCCGTTTTGTATTTCACAGTTTCCAGAAAACTTTGAAGATAACAGAGGTGACAGACAAGGATGGAGGAGATTACCGCTGTTTAGCTAACAACCGCCTGGGGAGCAACCATCACATCATCACAGTTGTTGTCAAAG CGGCTCCTTTTTGGATAAGTGCCCCTCAGAACCTCATCTTGGCCCCTAAAGAAAATGGAATGCTCACCTGCCGGGCAGATGGCAAGCCTAGACCCAAGGTCACCTGGTCTGTCAATGGAGTGGCAATCGAGA ACTCACCCAAGGATCCCAGTCGGAATATTGAAGATGATGTCATCATCCTCAGTGATGTCCAGACTGGGTCCAGTGCAGTTTACCAGTGCAATGCCTCCAATGAATATGGTTACCTGCTAGCCAATGCCTTTGTCAGTGTCCTGG CTGAACCTCCAAGGGTGCTGACCCCTCCAAACCATGTGTACTCAGTCATCACCAACAGTCGGGCGTTGCTGGACTGCGCTTCATTTGGCTCGCCTCTTCCAAAGATCACTTG GTTTAAGGGCAGTCAAAGCATACTGAATGGTGACTCGTACATCATTCATCAGAACGGTACTTTAGAGATCATTGTGGCTCAGCCACTAAACAGTGGTAAATATACCTGCATGGCCTCAAACAATCTCGGCAACAAAGAAAATCATGTATACCTGGAAGTGAAAG AGCCTACACGGATTCTAAAACAGCCAGAGTATAAAGTGGTCCAGAGAAACGGGGTGGCTGTGTTTGATTGTAAGGTCAAACATGACCCCACTCTTTTACCCACTATGATATGGCTTAAAGACAACGGAGAACTTCCTGATGATGTTCG ATTTGAGGTGGACTCTGATAGTTTGACAATACATGACGTGAGAGAAGATGACAAGGGTACCTACACCTGCATAAGGAACACAACGCTGGACCACGATTCAGCCAGTGCCACACTTACAGTAGTCG AGGCAACACCAACACCACCTATAGGACTGG AGCAACCAGACCCGCCTACAGACCTGGAGCTGACGGACCAACGAGAGCGCAGTGTTCAGCTCACCTGGACTCCTGGAGATGACCACAACAGCCTCATTAAAT CATTCCTGATCCAATATGAAGATTCGCTCCATGAGCGTGGAGTCTGGGTCAATATGACTGAGGTTTCGGGAAACAGCACCACGGCCCGTCTGGAGCTGTCTCCATACGTGTATTACTCATTTAGAGTTCTGGCACTCAATGAAGTGGGTCTGAGTGAACCCAGCCTGCCATCCAGTCAGTACCGAACCAACCCTGCAC AGCCTGACATGAATCCATCAAATCTTAAAGCAGTTGGAACATCACCAGACAGTATGACAATAACTTGGAAG GAGCTGACAGGGCTGGAGTCGAACGGTCCAGGTCTACAGTACAAGGTGAGCTGGAGACAGAAAGATGTGGATCAGGACTGGAATTCACTCACCCTGGCCAATGTCTCACAGTATGTGGTGACAAGAACAGACACTTTTGTGCCCTATGAAGTCACTGTACAGGCGATCAATGACTATGGGCTCGGCCCCAGACCTGAGGTTGTGTTGGGATATTCAGGAGAGGACT CTCCCACTGTGGCTCCAGAGAACGTGCAGGTTTCTGTACAGAATGGGTCAGTAGCTGAAGTGCGCTGGGACACTGTTCCTCATTCAACAGTCCGAGGGCGACTAAAGGGATACAAG GTGAGTTACTGGAAGTTGAGAAGTCTACACAAGCAAGACTCTGAGCCTGATAAGCCACAGGTGCTCATCTTCAGTGGGAATGAGACAGAGGGTCATCTGTCCGGCCTCCATCCCTATAGCCAGTACTCCCTCAATATTAGGGCCTTCAATGGGAAGGGAGATGGACCCACCAGCTCTGATCAGCACTTTTTAACACCAGAAGGAG TTCCAGGGCCTCCTGCTGAATTCAAAGTCAGAAATCTGGATCTGGACTCATTGATTGTGGAATGGGTGCCACCTCTGGAAGATAATGGTCACCTAACAGGATACCTGCTCAAATACCAGCCTA TCAATACAACAGATGAAATTGGGCCTCTCATAGAGCTGTTTCTACTAGCAAATGAGACCAACATCACTCTTGACAACCTCAAATACAGCACGCGCTACAAGTTCTATTTGAACGCCATGACCGTCAAGGGCTCGGGGCCCACCATCACAGAAGAGGCCATCACAGTAATGGATGAAG CTTTAATTCGACATCCCGCTGTAGAGGCGGGTAAAG GCTCAGCCccccctccaccaccaccagcaaCCCCTCTTGCCACTCAATCTTTGCAGCCCCTGTTGCACAATG TGCCACCTGCTGGTCGTATGTTTGGGAGCGTGAACTCCTCCGTGGAGGAGGACCATGCCTTGATATGTTGGGAATACTCTGGGCCAGATAGGAATGTttttgtggaatatgttgttgATAACA GTAAAGAACCCTGGAAAACAGAGTTTGTAAATGGCACTCGGACATATCAGATTAGAGGTCTAAAGCCGGGGATGTCCTATAGGGTTCGGGTGGTAGCCAAAGACCACTCCAACACAACAGTCCACCGTACAGAGGAGCTGTTGATTACAGTTCCAG CCATGACCAGCAAGCAAGTTGGCATAGCCACACAGGGCTGGTTTATAGGGATGATGTGTGCCATTGCTTTACTGATACTGGTACTCCTCATCGTTTGCTTCATTAAGAGGAACAAAGGAGGCAAATACCCAG TAAAAGAGAAAGAAGATGCCCATCAAGACCCAGAGATCCAACCCATGAAAGAGGATGATGGGACATTTGGGGAGTACAG TGACACTGAAGACCACAAGCCCCTCAAGAGCAGCCGGACCCCTTCCAATGGCACAGCAAAGAAGGATGACAGTGATGACAGTCTGGTCGATTACGGAGAAGGTGGAGATGGCCAGTTCAACGAGGACGGCTCCTTTATCGGTCAGTACAGCGGGAAGAAGGAAAAGGACACAGCAGAGGGCAACGAGAGTTCAGAGGCTCCTTCCCCAGTCAACGCCATGAACTCCTTTGTGTAA
- the LOC127638911 gene encoding neuronal cell adhesion molecule-like isoform X2 has translation MDRKRNRTLCGGAVMMMLLLFGHMTTALEVPLDLPQPPTITHQSPKDYIIDPRENIIIHCEAKGKPHPSFSWTRNSTHFDVEKDSKVIMKPNSGTLVIDISDEKAEAYEGVYQCIARNEHGSAVSNNIVIRQSRSPLWSKEKNEPITVQRGMSLVLQCRPPAGLPPPIIFWMDNNFHRLPQNSRVSQALNGDLYFSNVLMDDTRNDYICYARFPHTQTIQQKQPITLNVLDIEAMNDTVLAAFLNGSDFWGDSPSGERAPTFMHPPGTHSTATVLKGDTLELDCIADGLPTPVISWSKVNGELPSGRFVFHSFQKTLKITEVTDKDGGDYRCLANNRLGSNHHIITVVVKAAPFWISAPQNLILAPKENGMLTCRADGKPRPKVTWSVNGVAIENSPKDPSRNIEDDVIILSDVQTGSSAVYQCNASNEYGYLLANAFVSVLAEPPRVLTPPNHVYSVITNSRALLDCASFGSPLPKITWFKGSQSILNGDSYIIHQNGTLEIIVAQPLNSGKYTCMASNNLGNKENHVYLEVKEPTRILKQPEYKVVQRNGVAVFDCKVKHDPTLLPTMIWLKDNGELPDDVRFEVDSDSLTIHDVREDDKGTYTCIRNTTLDHDSASATLTVVEQPDPPTDLELTDQRERSVQLTWTPGDDHNSLIKSFLIQYEDSLHERGVWVNMTEVSGNSTTARLELSPYVYYSFRVLALNEVGLSEPSLPSSQYRTNPAQPDMNPSNLKAVGTSPDSMTITWKELTGLESNGPGLQYKVSWRQKDVDQDWNSLTLANVSQYVVTRTDTFVPYEVTVQAINDYGLGPRPEVVLGYSGEDSPTVAPENVQVSVQNGSVAEVRWDTVPHSTVRGRLKGYKVSYWKLRSLHKQDSEPDKPQVLIFSGNETEGHLSGLHPYSQYSLNIRAFNGKGDGPTSSDQHFLTPEGVPGPPAEFKVRNLDLDSLIVEWVPPLEDNGHLTGYLLKYQPINTTDEIGPLIELFLLANETNITLDNLKYSTRYKFYLNAMTVKGSGPTITEEAITVMDEAMTSKQVGIATQGWFIGMMCAIALLILVLLIVCFIKRNKGGKYPVKEKEDAHQDPEIQPMKEDDGTFGEYSDTEDHKPLKSSRTPSNGTAKKDDSDDSLVDYGEGGDGQFNEDGSFIGQYSGKKEKDTAEGNESSEAPSPVNAMNSFV, from the exons TGCCACAGCCACCCACAATAACTCATCAGTCCCCCAAGGATTACATCATTGACCCTCGGGAGAACATCATAATCCACTGTGAGGCTAAAGGAAAGCCTCATCCCAG CTTTTCATGGACACGTAACAGCACTCACTTCGATGTGGAGAAGGATTCAAAAGTCATCATGAAACCCAATTCAGGCACTCTGGTCATTGACATCAGTGATGAGAAAGCGGAGGCATATGAGGGTGTTTACCAGTGCATCGCCCGCAACGAGCATGGCTCTGCCGTGTCCAATAACATCGTCATCCGTCAGTCAA GGTCCCCCTTGTGGTCGAAGGAGAAAAATGAACCAATTACAGTGCAGAGAGGCATGTCTCTAGTACTGCAGTGCAGACCCCCGGCTGGCCTGCCTCCACCAATCATCTTCTGGATGGATAACA ATTTCCATAGGCTTCCCCAAAACAGTCGTGTGTCCCAGGCTTTAAACGGAGACCTGTATTTCTCCAACGTGCTCATGGATGATACCAGAAATGACTACATCTGCTACGCCCGGTTCCCACACACTCAAACAATCCAACAGAAACAGCCCATCACTCTCAACGTGCTGGACA TTGAAGCTATGAATGATACTGTGTTGGCAGCTTTTTTGAATGGCTCTGATTTTTGGGGTG ACAGCCCATCTGGTGAGAGAGCACCCACTTTCATGCACCCACCAGGGACACACAGTACAGCCACAGTCCTGAAAGGAGACACGCTGGAGCTGGATTGCATTGCTGATGGCCT tCCAACACCAGTTATCTCCTGGAGTAAGGTGAATGGGGAGCTGCCAAGCGGCCGTTTTGTATTTCACAGTTTCCAGAAAACTTTGAAGATAACAGAGGTGACAGACAAGGATGGAGGAGATTACCGCTGTTTAGCTAACAACCGCCTGGGGAGCAACCATCACATCATCACAGTTGTTGTCAAAG CGGCTCCTTTTTGGATAAGTGCCCCTCAGAACCTCATCTTGGCCCCTAAAGAAAATGGAATGCTCACCTGCCGGGCAGATGGCAAGCCTAGACCCAAGGTCACCTGGTCTGTCAATGGAGTGGCAATCGAGA ACTCACCCAAGGATCCCAGTCGGAATATTGAAGATGATGTCATCATCCTCAGTGATGTCCAGACTGGGTCCAGTGCAGTTTACCAGTGCAATGCCTCCAATGAATATGGTTACCTGCTAGCCAATGCCTTTGTCAGTGTCCTGG CTGAACCTCCAAGGGTGCTGACCCCTCCAAACCATGTGTACTCAGTCATCACCAACAGTCGGGCGTTGCTGGACTGCGCTTCATTTGGCTCGCCTCTTCCAAAGATCACTTG GTTTAAGGGCAGTCAAAGCATACTGAATGGTGACTCGTACATCATTCATCAGAACGGTACTTTAGAGATCATTGTGGCTCAGCCACTAAACAGTGGTAAATATACCTGCATGGCCTCAAACAATCTCGGCAACAAAGAAAATCATGTATACCTGGAAGTGAAAG AGCCTACACGGATTCTAAAACAGCCAGAGTATAAAGTGGTCCAGAGAAACGGGGTGGCTGTGTTTGATTGTAAGGTCAAACATGACCCCACTCTTTTACCCACTATGATATGGCTTAAAGACAACGGAGAACTTCCTGATGATGTTCG ATTTGAGGTGGACTCTGATAGTTTGACAATACATGACGTGAGAGAAGATGACAAGGGTACCTACACCTGCATAAGGAACACAACGCTGGACCACGATTCAGCCAGTGCCACACTTACAGTAGTCG AGCAACCAGACCCGCCTACAGACCTGGAGCTGACGGACCAACGAGAGCGCAGTGTTCAGCTCACCTGGACTCCTGGAGATGACCACAACAGCCTCATTAAAT CATTCCTGATCCAATATGAAGATTCGCTCCATGAGCGTGGAGTCTGGGTCAATATGACTGAGGTTTCGGGAAACAGCACCACGGCCCGTCTGGAGCTGTCTCCATACGTGTATTACTCATTTAGAGTTCTGGCACTCAATGAAGTGGGTCTGAGTGAACCCAGCCTGCCATCCAGTCAGTACCGAACCAACCCTGCAC AGCCTGACATGAATCCATCAAATCTTAAAGCAGTTGGAACATCACCAGACAGTATGACAATAACTTGGAAG GAGCTGACAGGGCTGGAGTCGAACGGTCCAGGTCTACAGTACAAGGTGAGCTGGAGACAGAAAGATGTGGATCAGGACTGGAATTCACTCACCCTGGCCAATGTCTCACAGTATGTGGTGACAAGAACAGACACTTTTGTGCCCTATGAAGTCACTGTACAGGCGATCAATGACTATGGGCTCGGCCCCAGACCTGAGGTTGTGTTGGGATATTCAGGAGAGGACT CTCCCACTGTGGCTCCAGAGAACGTGCAGGTTTCTGTACAGAATGGGTCAGTAGCTGAAGTGCGCTGGGACACTGTTCCTCATTCAACAGTCCGAGGGCGACTAAAGGGATACAAG GTGAGTTACTGGAAGTTGAGAAGTCTACACAAGCAAGACTCTGAGCCTGATAAGCCACAGGTGCTCATCTTCAGTGGGAATGAGACAGAGGGTCATCTGTCCGGCCTCCATCCCTATAGCCAGTACTCCCTCAATATTAGGGCCTTCAATGGGAAGGGAGATGGACCCACCAGCTCTGATCAGCACTTTTTAACACCAGAAGGAG TTCCAGGGCCTCCTGCTGAATTCAAAGTCAGAAATCTGGATCTGGACTCATTGATTGTGGAATGGGTGCCACCTCTGGAAGATAATGGTCACCTAACAGGATACCTGCTCAAATACCAGCCTA TCAATACAACAGATGAAATTGGGCCTCTCATAGAGCTGTTTCTACTAGCAAATGAGACCAACATCACTCTTGACAACCTCAAATACAGCACGCGCTACAAGTTCTATTTGAACGCCATGACCGTCAAGGGCTCGGGGCCCACCATCACAGAAGAGGCCATCACAGTAATGGATGAAG CCATGACCAGCAAGCAAGTTGGCATAGCCACACAGGGCTGGTTTATAGGGATGATGTGTGCCATTGCTTTACTGATACTGGTACTCCTCATCGTTTGCTTCATTAAGAGGAACAAAGGAGGCAAATACCCAG TAAAAGAGAAAGAAGATGCCCATCAAGACCCAGAGATCCAACCCATGAAAGAGGATGATGGGACATTTGGGGAGTACAG TGACACTGAAGACCACAAGCCCCTCAAGAGCAGCCGGACCCCTTCCAATGGCACAGCAAAGAAGGATGACAGTGATGACAGTCTGGTCGATTACGGAGAAGGTGGAGATGGCCAGTTCAACGAGGACGGCTCCTTTATCGGTCAGTACAGCGGGAAGAAGGAAAAGGACACAGCAGAGGGCAACGAGAGTTCAGAGGCTCCTTCCCCAGTCAACGCCATGAACTCCTTTGTGTAA